Proteins encoded within one genomic window of Sphingosinicella ginsenosidimutans:
- a CDS encoding O-methyltransferase — protein sequence MSAEWNTVDAYLAEKLLADDPALDAALAANRAAGLPAIDVSPLQGKLLHLIARAMSARRILEIGTLGGYSTIWLARALPEDGRVVTLELDPHHAQVARANVDRAGIGGKVEIRVGAAQDSLAALAAEGGAPFDLVFIDADKRNNGVYVRAAIDLARSGSVIIVDNVVRDGRVIDGDSDDAMIQGTRRLFDMLTAEARLDATAIQTVGAKGWDGLMMALVR from the coding sequence ATGAGCGCGGAGTGGAACACGGTCGACGCCTATCTGGCGGAAAAGCTGCTCGCCGACGATCCGGCGCTCGATGCGGCCCTGGCGGCCAATCGGGCGGCGGGCCTGCCCGCGATCGACGTCTCGCCGCTGCAGGGCAAGCTGCTCCACCTGATCGCCCGCGCGATGAGCGCGCGCCGCATCCTCGAAATCGGGACGCTCGGCGGCTATTCAACGATCTGGCTGGCGCGGGCGCTGCCGGAGGACGGGCGGGTCGTCACCCTTGAGCTCGATCCGCACCACGCGCAGGTCGCGCGCGCCAATGTCGATCGCGCCGGGATCGGCGGGAAGGTCGAGATCAGGGTGGGAGCGGCGCAGGACTCGCTCGCCGCGCTGGCCGCTGAAGGCGGGGCGCCGTTCGATCTCGTCTTCATCGATGCCGACAAGCGGAACAACGGCGTTTATGTCCGCGCGGCGATCGACCTTGCCCGTTCGGGGAGCGTCATCATCGTCGACAATGTCGTGCGCGACGGGCGGGTGATCGACGGTGATTCCGACGACGCAATGATCCAGGGAACGCGCCGCCTGTTCGACATGCTCACCGCCGAGGCGCGGCTCGATGCAACGGCGATCCAGACGGTAGGGGCCAAGGGATGGGACGGCCTGATGATGGCGCTGGTCCGCTGA
- a CDS encoding phosphoglycerate kinase, with protein MTSFRTLDDLGDVSGKRALVRVDLNVPMKDGAVTDDTRLRATLPTVTELADKGAIVLLLAHFGRPKGERRPDMSLALVTRPYEHVLGRPVRFIDDCAGPEAAEAVATLQPGDVAILENTRFHAGEEKNDAALAQAMAALGDFYVDDAFSAAHRAHASTERIAHLLPAYAGRAMEKELNALERALGHPERPVAAVVGGAKVSTKLEVLRHLVGKVDHLIIGGGMANTFLAARGVAIGKSLAERDLADTANEILDAADRANCTVHLPYDVVVAKEFAANPPSIRTCNVHEVAEDEMILDVGPAAVEALADVLKTCRTLVWNGPLGAFETPPFEAATVSLARTAAALTQEGSLVSVAGGGDTVAALNQAGVADDFTFVSTAGGAFLEWMEGKELPGVKALDSREGE; from the coding sequence ATGACGTCGTTCAGGACCCTCGACGACCTCGGCGACGTTTCGGGCAAGCGCGCGCTGGTCCGCGTGGACCTCAACGTGCCGATGAAGGACGGGGCCGTCACCGACGACACCCGGTTGCGCGCGACGCTCCCGACCGTCACCGAACTGGCCGACAAGGGCGCGATCGTCCTCCTGCTCGCCCATTTCGGCAGGCCGAAGGGCGAGCGGCGGCCGGACATGTCGCTGGCGCTGGTGACGCGGCCCTATGAGCATGTGCTCGGCCGGCCCGTCCGCTTCATCGACGATTGCGCGGGGCCGGAGGCGGCCGAGGCCGTCGCGACGCTGCAGCCCGGTGATGTCGCGATTCTCGAGAACACCCGATTCCATGCCGGCGAGGAGAAGAACGATGCGGCGCTCGCGCAAGCGATGGCCGCGCTCGGCGACTTCTATGTCGACGATGCCTTTTCCGCCGCGCATCGCGCCCACGCCTCGACCGAGCGGATCGCCCACCTGCTGCCCGCTTATGCCGGGCGCGCGATGGAAAAGGAGCTGAACGCGCTGGAACGCGCGCTCGGCCATCCGGAGCGGCCGGTCGCGGCGGTGGTCGGGGGCGCGAAGGTTTCGACCAAGCTCGAAGTGCTGCGCCACCTGGTCGGCAAGGTCGATCACCTCATCATCGGCGGCGGCATGGCGAACACCTTCCTCGCCGCGCGCGGCGTCGCGATCGGCAAAAGCCTTGCCGAACGCGACCTCGCCGACACCGCCAACGAGATTCTCGACGCGGCGGACCGGGCGAACTGCACCGTGCATCTGCCCTACGATGTGGTCGTCGCGAAGGAGTTTGCGGCGAATCCGCCGAGCATCCGCACCTGCAACGTCCATGAGGTCGCGGAGGACGAGATGATCCTCGACGTCGGCCCGGCCGCCGTCGAGGCGCTGGCGGACGTGCTCAAGACGTGCCGGACCCTGGTGTGGAACGGCCCGCTCGGCGCGTTCGAGACGCCACCCTTCGAGGCCGCGACGGTTTCGCTCGCCCGCACGGCGGCGGCGCTGACCCAGGAGGGAAGCCTCGTCTCGGTGGCGGGCGGCGGCGATACGGTCGCCGCGCTCAACCAGGCGGGCGTGGCCGACGATTTCACCTTCGTGTCGACGGCCGGCGGCGCCTTCCTCGAATGGATGGAAGGCAAGGAGCTGCCGGGGGTCAAGGCGCTGGACTCGCGAGAGGGAGAATGA
- the tkt gene encoding transketolase: MPEIRTLANAIRALSMDAVQAANSGHPGMPMGMADAATVLWTEFLKHDPADPAWPDRDRFVLSAGHGSMLIYSLLHLTGYERPTIDDIRRFRQLGSPCAGHPENFLLPGVEATTGPLGQGIAMAVGMAIAERHLNAAFGDELVDHRTWVIAGDGCLMEGINHEAAGLAGHLGLGRLNVLWDDNRITIDGATDLSTSEDVEARYRAYGWHTVRCDGLDADDVRRALAEAAADPRPSLIACRTIIGFGAPNKQGTAATHGAALGTDEVAAARRALGWDWPPFEIPGDIAAAWRELGGRGASAHSEWRGRLAASPHKAAFERRMAGDLAEGDEIRDRMAEMLAEPKKVATRKASEDALGVLTPLLPELVGGSADLTGSNNTRTKDQTPLTRDDYGGRYIFYGIREFGMAAAMNGMALHGGIIPYGGTFLVFSDYARPAIRLSALQRCRVVYVMTHDSIGLGEDGPTHQPIEHLTSLRLIPNLEVWRPCDRVETAEAWEAALQRRDGPTLLALSRQNLPQLRDYAGRDGLRGAYRLKAAGAARRVVLLATGSEVEVAIAVRESLEGQGIGTDVVSMPCWERFDAQDAAYRADLLPADALIVSIEAGATLGWERYTGRSGLNIGLDRFGESAPAEDLFKHFGFTAEAIVPRIVVALENQGDQ; this comes from the coding sequence ATGCCCGAGATCAGAACGCTCGCCAACGCCATCCGCGCCCTTTCGATGGACGCCGTCCAGGCCGCCAATAGCGGGCACCCCGGAATGCCGATGGGCATGGCCGACGCCGCGACCGTGCTGTGGACGGAATTCCTGAAGCACGACCCGGCCGATCCGGCCTGGCCCGATCGCGACCGCTTCGTGCTGTCGGCGGGTCACGGCTCGATGCTGATCTATTCGCTCCTCCATCTCACCGGCTACGAGCGGCCGACGATCGACGATATACGTCGCTTCCGACAGCTGGGATCGCCCTGCGCCGGTCATCCCGAGAATTTCCTGCTGCCCGGGGTCGAGGCGACGACCGGGCCGCTGGGGCAGGGGATCGCGATGGCGGTCGGCATGGCGATCGCCGAGCGGCACCTCAACGCAGCCTTCGGGGACGAGCTGGTCGATCACCGGACCTGGGTCATCGCCGGCGATGGCTGCCTGATGGAGGGGATCAACCACGAGGCGGCGGGGCTCGCCGGGCATCTCGGCCTCGGGCGGCTCAACGTGCTGTGGGACGACAACCGAATCACCATCGACGGCGCCACCGATCTTTCGACCAGCGAAGATGTGGAGGCGCGCTATCGGGCCTATGGCTGGCATACGGTGCGCTGCGACGGGCTCGACGCCGACGACGTGCGCCGCGCGCTCGCCGAAGCGGCGGCCGATCCGCGCCCGTCCCTGATCGCGTGCCGCACGATCATCGGCTTCGGCGCGCCCAACAAGCAGGGGACCGCTGCGACCCACGGCGCGGCGCTCGGCACGGATGAGGTGGCGGCGGCGCGGCGCGCGCTCGGCTGGGACTGGCCGCCCTTCGAGATTCCGGGGGACATCGCGGCGGCCTGGCGCGAGCTCGGCGGGCGTGGCGCATCGGCCCATTCGGAGTGGCGGGGCCGGCTCGCGGCGAGCCCGCACAAGGCGGCGTTCGAGCGCCGCATGGCGGGCGACCTCGCGGAGGGCGACGAGATTCGCGACCGGATGGCGGAGATGCTCGCCGAGCCCAAAAAGGTCGCGACCCGCAAGGCTTCGGAGGACGCGCTCGGCGTGCTGACCCCACTCCTTCCCGAGCTGGTCGGCGGATCGGCGGACCTCACCGGATCGAACAACACGCGCACGAAGGACCAGACGCCGCTGACCCGCGACGATTATGGCGGGCGTTACATCTTCTACGGCATCCGCGAATTCGGCATGGCGGCGGCGATGAACGGGATGGCGCTGCACGGCGGAATCATCCCCTATGGCGGCACGTTCCTCGTCTTCTCCGATTATGCGCGGCCGGCGATCCGCCTCTCGGCCCTCCAGCGCTGCCGCGTCGTTTATGTGATGACGCACGATTCGATCGGGCTCGGCGAGGACGGGCCGACACACCAGCCGATCGAGCATCTGACGAGCCTTCGCCTCATCCCGAATCTCGAAGTGTGGCGGCCCTGCGACCGCGTCGAGACGGCCGAGGCCTGGGAGGCTGCGTTGCAGCGACGGGATGGCCCGACGCTTCTCGCGCTCAGCCGCCAGAACCTGCCGCAGCTGCGCGACTATGCGGGGCGGGACGGGCTCAGGGGCGCCTATCGCCTGAAGGCCGCGGGCGCGGCGCGGCGCGTGGTGCTGCTCGCCACCGGTTCGGAAGTCGAGGTCGCGATCGCCGTTCGCGAAAGCCTTGAAGGGCAGGGGATCGGCACCGATGTGGTCTCCATGCCCTGTTGGGAACGTTTCGACGCGCAGGACGCGGCCTATCGTGCCGACCTGCTGCCCGCCGACGCGCTGATCGTCTCGATCGAGGCCGGCGCGACGCTTGGCTGGGAGCGTTACACCGGGCGCAGCGGCCTCAATATCGGGCTCGACCGCTTCGGCGAATCGGCGCCGGCGGAGGACCTGTTCAAACATTTCGGCTTTACCGCCGAAGCGATCGTGCCGCGCATCGTCGTGGCGCTCGAAAATCAAGGAGATCAATGA
- a CDS encoding DUF2842 domain-containing protein, which produces MRIEPSWRTGVGMALILLLIVGWSVLAVTGAAWVSGLPALVQALYYLLAGIAWILPLRPLIRWMSRRD; this is translated from the coding sequence ATGCGCATAGAGCCGAGCTGGCGGACCGGCGTCGGGATGGCGCTCATCCTGCTGCTGATCGTCGGCTGGAGCGTGCTTGCCGTGACGGGCGCGGCCTGGGTCTCGGGTCTGCCGGCCCTCGTCCAGGCGCTTTATTATCTTCTTGCCGGGATCGCCTGGATCCTGCCGCTGCGACCGCTGATTCGCTGGATGAGCCGGCGGGATTGA
- the gap gene encoding type I glyceraldehyde-3-phosphate dehydrogenase yields the protein MATRVAINGFGRIGRLVARALLERPDSGLELVSVNDLADAESNAWLFGRDSVHGKYPGTVSAEGNDLVIDGKRIHVTAEKDPAKLPHGANGIDLVLECTGFFTDRDKAGAHLTAGAKKVLVSAPAKGADLTVVYGVNHDKLTAEHTIVSNASCTTNCLAPVAKVLNDTIGIERGFMTTVHAYTNDQKILDQIHKDLRRARAAAMSMIPTTTGAARAVGEVLPELKGKLDGSAVRVPVPDGSLIDLVFTPKRDTSRDEINALLKAAAESGPLKNILVYTEDPIVSADIVHTPQSSTVDGLETTVMEGKLARVVSWYDNEWGFSNRMVDTAAAMGKLI from the coding sequence ATGGCGACCAGAGTTGCGATCAACGGCTTCGGGCGGATCGGCCGCCTCGTGGCGCGTGCCCTGCTCGAGCGTCCGGACAGCGGGCTTGAACTCGTCTCGGTCAATGATCTTGCCGACGCCGAATCCAATGCCTGGCTCTTCGGCCGCGACAGCGTCCACGGCAAATATCCGGGGACGGTCAGCGCCGAGGGCAATGACCTCGTGATCGACGGCAAGCGGATCCATGTCACGGCGGAGAAGGATCCGGCGAAGCTGCCGCACGGAGCGAACGGGATCGACCTCGTCCTCGAATGCACCGGTTTCTTCACCGATCGTGACAAGGCCGGCGCGCATCTGACTGCAGGTGCGAAGAAAGTTCTCGTCTCCGCCCCGGCCAAGGGTGCCGATCTCACCGTCGTCTACGGCGTGAACCATGACAAGCTGACCGCAGAGCACACGATCGTGTCGAATGCGTCCTGCACGACCAACTGCCTCGCCCCGGTCGCCAAGGTGCTCAACGACACGATCGGGATCGAGCGCGGCTTCATGACCACGGTCCATGCCTATACCAACGACCAGAAGATCCTCGATCAGATCCACAAGGACCTGCGGCGCGCCCGCGCGGCCGCCATGTCGATGATCCCGACCACGACCGGCGCCGCCCGCGCGGTCGGCGAGGTGCTGCCGGAGCTCAAGGGCAAGCTCGACGGCTCGGCGGTCCGCGTGCCGGTGCCGGACGGCAGCCTGATCGATCTCGTTTTCACCCCGAAGCGCGACACGAGCCGCGACGAGATCAACGCGCTGCTCAAGGCCGCGGCCGAGAGCGGCCCGCTCAAGAATATCCTCGTCTATACCGAGGACCCGATCGTGTCGGCCGACATCGTCCATACGCCCCAGAGCTCGACGGTGGACGGGCTCGAGACGACGGTGATGGAGGGCAAGCTCGCCCGCGTCGTTTCCTGGTACGACAATGAATGGGGCTTTTCGAACCGCATGGTCGATACCGCCGCGGCGATGGGAAAGCTGATCTGA
- the thiE gene encoding thiamine phosphate synthase: MDDDDDLALDPHFAERFERDPRRPACQLYLISPLEVGGGFPDRLAEALDGGPVAAFQFRVKGIDQHEAARLAEPLQRICADREVAFIVNDDMALAKRIAADGVHLGQGDGDPREARALLGPGAQIGVTAHDSRHLAMEAGEAGADYVAFGAFFPSATKETRHRPDPSILSWWTTLFELPCVAIGGITPENGGVLVKAGADFLAVSGAVWSATDPAAAVAAFQDVLASRAA, translated from the coding sequence ATGGATGACGATGACGACCTGGCGCTCGATCCCCATTTCGCCGAGCGCTTCGAGCGCGATCCGCGGCGTCCGGCCTGCCAGCTCTACCTGATCTCCCCGCTCGAGGTCGGCGGCGGCTTTCCGGACCGGCTGGCCGAGGCGCTCGACGGCGGCCCGGTCGCTGCCTTCCAGTTTCGGGTCAAGGGCATCGACCAGCATGAGGCGGCGCGCCTGGCTGAGCCGCTCCAGCGCATCTGCGCGGATCGCGAGGTCGCCTTCATCGTCAATGACGACATGGCGCTCGCCAAGCGGATCGCCGCGGATGGGGTGCATCTCGGCCAGGGCGACGGCGATCCGCGCGAGGCGCGCGCATTGCTCGGGCCCGGCGCGCAGATCGGCGTCACCGCCCATGACAGCCGCCACCTCGCGATGGAGGCGGGCGAGGCGGGGGCGGACTATGTCGCCTTCGGCGCCTTCTTTCCGAGCGCGACCAAGGAGACGCGCCACCGGCCCGATCCGTCGATCCTGTCCTGGTGGACGACCCTGTTCGAGCTGCCCTGCGTCGCGATCGGCGGGATCACGCCGGAAAATGGCGGCGTGCTGGTGAAGGCGGGGGCCGATTTCCTGGCGGTAAGCGGCGCCGTCTGGTCCGCCACCGATCCCGCGGCGGCCGTGGCCGCCTTTCAGGACGTACTGGCCTCGCGCGCGGCCTGA
- a CDS encoding 5-formyltetrahydrofolate cyclo-ligase — translation MSARIEGLRLRRDCAAALDADARAVEAAALADHVVPRLGNGATIAAYHPLKSEIDPGAILDRLTPGQRAAFPWFADREAEMIWRSGPPTEPGPWGMGQPGADAPAVDPDIVLVPIVLADRAGTRIGHGKGHYDRALARLRARRAVATIGIGWACQLVPGPLPADSWDVRLDAVATPEGWFPCA, via the coding sequence ATGAGCGCGCGCATTGAGGGGCTGAGGCTCCGGCGCGATTGCGCGGCCGCGCTCGACGCCGATGCCCGCGCGGTCGAGGCGGCCGCGCTGGCGGATCACGTGGTGCCGCGTCTCGGAAACGGGGCCACCATCGCCGCTTATCATCCGCTGAAGAGCGAGATCGATCCCGGCGCCATCCTCGATCGCCTGACGCCCGGTCAGCGCGCCGCCTTCCCCTGGTTCGCGGATCGCGAGGCGGAGATGATCTGGCGCAGCGGACCGCCGACCGAGCCCGGCCCCTGGGGCATGGGCCAGCCCGGCGCCGATGCGCCGGCGGTCGATCCGGATATCGTCCTCGTCCCGATCGTGCTCGCCGATCGAGCCGGCACACGGATCGGCCACGGCAAGGGCCATTATGATCGGGCGCTGGCGCGGCTGCGAGCGCGGCGGGCCGTGGCCACGATCGGCATCGGCTGGGCCTGCCAGCTCGTCCCCGGCCCCCTTCCCGCCGACTCCTGGGACGTGCGGCTCGACGCGGTCGCGACGCCGGAAGGATGGTTTCCATGCGCATAG
- a CDS encoding AI-2E family transporter translates to MDQQRPDEDDAPRGPGIGLVLEDETSAFRRDRLLASLTLISGLGLAVALPFALQAGAEFFLPVTAALVIAIALVPLLEWLERRRIPSTLAAFLCVVLFIGIANIAVAAIVFPAMQWFELLPERVDRLRATFAPVLDVYTNLERFIDNVVHRFAHSSPGAPQAVRVETPNSLLQIVATSAPVAAIQMFFALLVIFFFLAGWTRMRKRAITTRASFDGAMTTARVIQRMVDATSAYLGTITMVNIGMGLVVALVLWLIGMPTPLMWGGIAAVLNYIPYLGPIASALLLALGGLMTFRDLGYALLPAICFIGVHLVESNLVTPAVVGRRLTINPLLILLSLSFWAWVWGTTGALLAVPLLIIGRTVLDAAGKPDIAGFLFEEGTLIHEHHDEARPPTK, encoded by the coding sequence ATGGATCAGCAGCGGCCCGACGAAGACGATGCACCGCGCGGCCCGGGCATCGGGCTCGTGCTGGAGGACGAGACCAGCGCGTTCCGGCGCGATCGGCTGCTCGCCTCGCTCACGCTGATCAGCGGCCTCGGGCTCGCGGTCGCGCTCCCTTTTGCGCTTCAGGCGGGGGCCGAATTCTTCCTCCCGGTCACCGCCGCACTTGTGATCGCCATCGCGCTGGTGCCGCTGCTCGAATGGCTGGAGCGGCGACGCATTCCCTCGACGCTCGCCGCCTTCCTGTGCGTGGTCCTGTTCATCGGCATCGCCAACATCGCCGTCGCGGCGATCGTCTTCCCCGCGATGCAATGGTTCGAGCTGCTGCCGGAGCGAGTCGATCGGCTGCGCGCGACCTTCGCGCCGGTGCTCGACGTCTACACCAATCTCGAACGCTTCATCGACAATGTCGTCCACCGCTTCGCCCATAGCAGCCCGGGCGCGCCGCAGGCGGTGAGGGTTGAGACACCGAACTCGCTGCTCCAGATCGTCGCGACCTCGGCGCCGGTCGCCGCGATCCAGATGTTCTTCGCGCTGCTGGTGATCTTCTTCTTCCTCGCCGGATGGACGCGGATGCGCAAGCGCGCGATCACGACCCGGGCGAGCTTCGACGGGGCGATGACGACGGCGCGGGTGATCCAGCGCATGGTCGACGCGACCTCGGCCTATCTCGGCACGATCACGATGGTGAACATCGGGATGGGACTCGTCGTCGCGCTGGTGCTCTGGCTGATCGGGATGCCGACGCCGCTCATGTGGGGCGGCATCGCGGCGGTGCTCAATTATATCCCCTATCTCGGCCCGATCGCCTCGGCGCTGCTGCTCGCGCTCGGCGGGCTGATGACCTTCCGCGATTTGGGTTATGCGCTGCTCCCGGCGATCTGCTTCATCGGCGTCCACCTGGTCGAATCGAACCTGGTGACGCCGGCGGTGGTCGGGCGTCGGCTGACCATCAATCCATTGTTGATCCTGCTGTCGCTGAGCTTCTGGGCCTGGGTCTGGGGGACGACGGGGGCGCTGCTCGCGGTGCCGCTGCTCATCATCGGCCGGACGGTCCTCGACGCGGCCGGCAAGCCCGACATCGCCGGTTTCCTGTTCGAGGAAGGCACGCTGATCCACGAACATCATGACGAGGCACGGCCCCCAACCAAATGA
- a CDS encoding fructose bisphosphate aldolase produces MQDSDMMTQMASGKGFIAALDQSGGSTPKALKGYGIEEGAWSSDEEMFGLIHKMRERIITSPAFTGDKVIGAILFERTMDGEVGGKPTPQALKDRGVVPFVKIDKGLEAEADGVQLMKPMPELDALLARAKGLGVFGTKERSVINLANREGIAAVVAQQFEVARQVRAHGLVPIIEPEVNIKSPERAEADAILLDELKKGLDALPGDARVMLKLSLPAECGLFDPLVAHPHVLRVVALSGGYSRSEACAELARNHGIIASFSRALLEDLRAQMSDAEFDRTLGEAIDEIYEASVAKA; encoded by the coding sequence ATGCAGGATTCGGACATGATGACGCAGATGGCGAGCGGGAAGGGCTTCATCGCCGCGCTCGACCAGAGCGGTGGTTCCACGCCCAAGGCGCTGAAGGGCTATGGGATCGAGGAGGGCGCCTGGTCTTCCGACGAGGAGATGTTCGGCCTCATCCACAAGATGCGCGAGCGGATCATCACCTCGCCCGCCTTCACCGGCGACAAGGTGATCGGCGCGATCCTGTTCGAGCGGACGATGGACGGCGAGGTTGGCGGCAAGCCCACGCCGCAGGCGCTGAAGGACCGCGGCGTCGTCCCGTTCGTGAAGATCGACAAGGGGCTGGAGGCCGAAGCCGATGGCGTCCAGCTGATGAAGCCGATGCCCGAGCTCGACGCGCTGCTCGCGCGCGCCAAGGGGCTCGGCGTGTTCGGAACCAAGGAGCGCTCGGTCATCAACCTCGCCAATCGTGAGGGGATCGCGGCGGTCGTCGCCCAGCAGTTCGAGGTGGCCAGGCAGGTCCGGGCGCATGGGCTGGTCCCGATCATCGAGCCGGAGGTCAACATCAAGAGCCCCGAGCGCGCCGAGGCCGATGCGATCCTTCTCGACGAGCTCAAGAAGGGGCTCGATGCCTTGCCGGGCGATGCCAGGGTCATGCTGAAGCTCAGCCTGCCGGCCGAATGCGGCCTGTTCGATCCGCTCGTCGCCCATCCGCATGTGCTTCGGGTCGTCGCGCTCTCGGGCGGCTATTCGCGCAGCGAGGCCTGCGCCGAGCTCGCCAGGAATCACGGGATCATCGCGAGCTTCAGCCGGGCCTTGCTCGAAGATCTTCGCGCGCAGATGAGCGACGCCGAGTTCGACCGCACGCTCGGCGAGGCGATCGACGAGATTTACGAGGCCTCGGTCGCCAAGGCCTAG
- a CDS encoding helix-turn-helix domain-containing protein — protein MSGSASPYYSNDEAANFLRLSPRTLEKYRVIGGGPRFRKFGRRVFYALADLEEWAGLRRCDSTSDPAWKRPPSSA, from the coding sequence ATGTCCGGCTCCGCGTCCCCCTATTATTCGAACGACGAAGCCGCAAATTTTCTGCGTCTTTCACCCCGAACACTGGAAAAATATCGGGTCATCGGCGGCGGGCCGCGATTCCGCAAATTTGGTCGCAGGGTCTTCTACGCCCTTGCTGATCTCGAAGAGTGGGCGGGGCTGCGCAGATGTGATTCGACCTCAGATCCTGCTTGGAAGCGGCCGCCATCATCGGCTTGA
- a CDS encoding cell division protein ZapA has product MASIDIDVAGRSYNVSCRDGEEDHLRSLAAIVNKRAEDAAEALGGLTEARQLLFAALLIADDLKDARAGAGLPDPTPPAPDPAVAEALERIAGRLESLVATLEPAAVSA; this is encoded by the coding sequence ATGGCCAGTATCGATATCGACGTCGCCGGCCGCAGCTATAATGTCTCTTGTCGTGACGGCGAGGAGGATCATCTGCGCTCGCTCGCCGCGATCGTGAACAAGCGGGCCGAAGACGCGGCCGAGGCGCTCGGCGGGCTGACGGAGGCGCGCCAGCTGCTTTTTGCCGCGCTGCTGATCGCCGATGATCTCAAGGATGCCCGCGCCGGCGCCGGCCTGCCCGATCCGACGCCGCCCGCGCCCGATCCGGCGGTGGCCGAAGCGCTGGAACGGATCGCGGGCCGGCTCGAAAGCCTTGTCGCAACGCTTGAGCCGGCGGCGGTGAGCGCCTAG
- a CDS encoding helix-turn-helix domain-containing protein, producing the protein MTAEPDRMTLPPGARLIFVEALDSLPLADPTEAARFLKVRRHTLACYRNLGSGPPYYKFGRWIRYAWVDLLQWAGLDSADGAWPQLDLPEAAPPGAVFLADTPTAARFLTVTSFCLANYRSEGGGPRFCRFGRRIHYPVDELLGWARRQRSCQELPRELIPEVQPVETA; encoded by the coding sequence ATGACCGCTGAGCCCGATCGCATGACGCTGCCGCCGGGCGCGCGCCTGATTTTTGTCGAGGCGCTGGATTCGTTGCCGCTCGCCGATCCGACAGAGGCGGCGCGGTTCCTCAAGGTGAGGCGCCACACGCTTGCCTGCTACCGCAATCTCGGCAGCGGCCCGCCTTACTACAAATTCGGGCGTTGGATCCGCTATGCTTGGGTGGATTTGCTGCAATGGGCCGGTCTGGATAGCGCCGATGGCGCGTGGCCACAGCTCGACTTGCCGGAAGCCGCTCCGCCAGGTGCCGTGTTCCTGGCCGATACGCCAACCGCCGCCCGGTTCCTGACCGTCACCAGCTTTTGCCTGGCAAATTATCGCAGCGAGGGCGGCGGCCCACGCTTTTGCCGTTTCGGGAGGCGTATTCACTACCCGGTAGACGAACTGCTTGGCTGGGCGCGGCGGCAGCGCTCCTGTCAGGAACTGCCGCGCGAACTCATCCCTGAGGTTCAGCCAGTCGAGACAGCGTAA